The following are encoded together in the Nocardioides sp. Arc9.136 genome:
- a CDS encoding recombinase family protein, with amino-acid sequence MSTPNRAAVYARISSDIEGTGAGVARQVEDCRKLAAGLGWQVAGEYVDNDISAYSGKRRPEYERMLADLADGLVDGVLVYHIDRLTRRPIELEEFLGALDRARVRQVKFVTGDTDVFSGDGLMMARVMAAMAAKESADKSRRVARKHQQNATEGKPHKGATRPFGYEADFVTVRADEAEVYRQLVARFLAGESTRSLAAWLSANEVPTVTGSDWQTSTLKNMLINPRYAGFRVHRGQIAATGQWDPIITEEQHRQILAKYAEKKNSGRRAPQRYLLSGMLRCGKCGVRLYSSARKTSRRYVCLSGPDHGGCGGLAITADPLERFVADAVLYRLDTSELADTLAGRSSSDERAADLTTALDEATERLEQLALAFANGDISMREWMTARKPIEQRLMTTQRQLAAITHTTALTGLVGNGEALSRSWQSLNLSRQHAIVEALVDHVVIGPGTPGAQALDPGRVCVVWRH; translated from the coding sequence GTGAGCACCCCGAACCGCGCAGCGGTCTACGCCCGGATCTCCAGTGACATCGAGGGAACCGGCGCGGGCGTCGCTCGGCAGGTCGAGGACTGCCGAAAGTTGGCCGCTGGGTTGGGCTGGCAGGTCGCCGGGGAGTACGTCGACAACGACATCTCGGCCTACTCCGGCAAGCGCAGGCCGGAGTACGAGCGCATGCTGGCGGACCTGGCCGACGGGCTGGTCGATGGCGTGCTGGTGTACCACATCGATCGCCTCACCCGGCGACCCATCGAGCTCGAAGAGTTCCTAGGCGCCTTGGACCGGGCGCGGGTGCGCCAGGTCAAGTTCGTCACCGGTGACACCGACGTCTTCTCTGGCGACGGCCTGATGATGGCGCGGGTGATGGCGGCGATGGCGGCGAAGGAATCGGCTGACAAGTCCCGCCGGGTGGCACGCAAGCACCAGCAGAACGCGACCGAGGGCAAGCCGCACAAGGGCGCCACTCGGCCCTTCGGCTACGAGGCCGACTTCGTCACGGTCCGGGCAGACGAGGCCGAGGTCTACCGCCAGTTGGTCGCCCGGTTCCTGGCCGGTGAGTCGACCCGCTCGTTGGCGGCCTGGCTGAGCGCGAATGAGGTGCCGACGGTGACCGGCTCGGACTGGCAGACCAGCACCTTGAAGAACATGCTGATCAACCCCCGGTACGCCGGGTTCCGGGTCCATCGGGGTCAGATCGCCGCCACTGGACAATGGGACCCGATCATCACCGAGGAGCAGCACCGCCAGATCCTTGCCAAGTACGCCGAGAAGAAGAACAGCGGACGCCGCGCCCCCCAGCGCTACCTGCTCTCCGGCATGTTGCGCTGCGGAAAGTGCGGCGTCCGCCTGTACTCCAGCGCCCGCAAGACCAGCCGCCGCTACGTGTGCCTCTCAGGCCCCGACCACGGGGGATGCGGTGGCCTGGCCATCACCGCCGATCCCCTGGAGCGCTTCGTGGCCGATGCCGTGCTCTACCGGCTCGACACCAGCGAACTGGCCGACACCCTGGCCGGGCGCAGCAGCAGCGACGAGCGTGCCGCTGACCTCACGACAGCCTTGGACGAGGCGACCGAGCGGCTGGAGCAGCTCGCCCTGGCATTCGCCAACGGCGACATCAGCATGCGCGAGTGGATGACCGCCAGGAAGCCCATCGAGCAGCGATTGATGACCACCCAACGGCAGCTCGCAGCGATCACCCACACCACCGCACTGACCGGGCTGGTGGGCAACGGGGAGGCGCTAAGCCGATCGTGGCAATCGCTCAACCTCTCCCGGCAGCACGCGATCGTCGAGGCCCTGGTCGATCACGTCGTGATCGGGCCCGGCACCCCCGGGGCCCAGGCGCTGGACCCCGGCCGCGTCTGCGTCGTGTGGCGCCACTGA
- a CDS encoding LPO_1073/Vpar_1526 family protein: protein MRQRPNEQEQSGGENSTNLQAGGDLVYIGPSREEVKEIALAVFQQNFLELRGIAEDVALARADKITTEFLTKMYAEAPEAAERFSDPDVQRSVFNAQREYACSGEDDLGQVLVDLLVDRVKEDDRNLRTLALNEAITAAPKLTEAQRRAIALAFLVRYTRVPAILPNAQSVIDVRLRGTMLTLPVPTEPLRDVDFQHIEYVGAGAVSISEVGLGDAIRTSQTSAFTNGFSAEQMPEDLRDSPLRHRLLMPCFRNPENFQLQVPATQDVDDLIKTLGAEHLRSSVVQVQELGVLSGAEVEADLKARAPDVAALFEEWNGTALKNVTLTSVGLALGHAYWRRFGGDAPLSVWL, encoded by the coding sequence GTGAGGCAGCGTCCGAACGAGCAAGAGCAGTCCGGCGGGGAGAACTCGACAAATCTTCAAGCCGGTGGCGATCTCGTCTATATCGGCCCCTCGCGCGAAGAAGTCAAGGAAATCGCACTGGCGGTCTTCCAACAGAACTTCTTGGAACTCCGGGGAATCGCTGAGGACGTTGCTCTTGCCCGAGCAGACAAGATCACAACCGAGTTTCTCACTAAAATGTACGCAGAAGCGCCCGAGGCTGCGGAACGTTTCAGTGATCCAGATGTCCAGCGGTCCGTCTTCAATGCTCAGCGCGAGTACGCGTGTTCAGGTGAGGACGACCTCGGCCAGGTCCTAGTGGACTTACTGGTCGACCGCGTGAAAGAAGACGATCGCAATCTGCGAACCCTCGCTTTGAACGAGGCGATAACTGCCGCTCCCAAACTCACCGAGGCCCAACGGCGGGCGATCGCACTTGCCTTCCTCGTTCGCTACACACGCGTGCCTGCTATCTTGCCCAATGCGCAGTCGGTCATCGATGTTCGGTTGCGTGGCACGATGCTGACCCTTCCAGTTCCGACGGAACCGTTGCGGGACGTTGACTTCCAGCACATCGAATATGTGGGAGCCGGGGCGGTCTCCATCAGTGAGGTCGGACTCGGTGACGCAATCAGAACGTCGCAAACCTCCGCATTCACAAACGGTTTCTCCGCGGAGCAAATGCCAGAGGACCTGCGTGATTCCCCACTTCGACACCGATTGCTAATGCCGTGTTTCAGAAATCCAGAGAATTTTCAACTCCAGGTTCCGGCGACACAAGACGTGGACGACCTAATCAAGACCTTGGGTGCAGAGCACCTGCGCAGTTCCGTGGTTCAAGTTCAGGAGCTCGGGGTGTTGAGCGGAGCTGAGGTCGAAGCCGACCTGAAGGCACGCGCTCCTGATGTTGCGGCCCTGTTCGAAGAATGGAATGGGACGGCCCTGAAGAACGTTACGCTCACGTCGGTGGGGCTGGCACTCGGACACGCATACTGGAGACGGTTCGGCGGAGACGCCCCACTCAGCGTGTGGCTGTGA
- a CDS encoding HNH endonuclease: MALTATLEHPLDTPADVLRLARASQRAANAAEAELLQAAVQWCVMHPAESISTASAWSTLKGFGDKAIGLAGDGAPLVSEFAVIEFAAGIGKSEDAGRAYLAEALELRYRLPRTWAKVTNLALPAWKARSIARRTLHLPKAGAGFVDTHVAPVAATIGPAALDRLLDEALVRFDPAEAERVRHERTEARHFTIQTQQVSYDGHVDIWGTLDLADALDLEDAITKGAARLAQLGSTEAEGARRAMAAGDMARRQLQLQFDTDPTPLVVHVHQAPGPDGEPVLDGVTRVEATRGFVLTTQLAEWCTRAARDGAHITIKPVIDLTERIHVEAYEVPDRLSAQTRLRDHHCVFPWCTRPAHTTSKVDDDHVVPHSRGGPTATENLTSCKYALRRQLLAARRCGTRRSSITVGPWEEASEI; the protein is encoded by the coding sequence ATGGCCCTCACCGCGACCCTCGAGCACCCGCTGGACACCCCAGCCGACGTGCTGCGCCTCGCCCGGGCCAGCCAACGCGCCGCGAACGCCGCCGAAGCCGAACTCCTCCAAGCCGCGGTCCAGTGGTGCGTCATGCACCCCGCCGAATCAATCAGCACCGCCTCGGCGTGGTCGACGCTGAAGGGGTTCGGCGACAAAGCCATCGGCCTCGCCGGGGACGGCGCACCGTTGGTGAGCGAGTTCGCCGTCATCGAGTTCGCCGCCGGGATCGGGAAGTCCGAGGACGCCGGCCGCGCCTACCTCGCCGAGGCCCTCGAGCTGCGCTACCGCCTCCCCCGGACCTGGGCGAAGGTCACCAACCTCGCCCTCCCCGCCTGGAAAGCCCGGTCCATCGCCCGCCGCACCCTGCACCTGCCCAAAGCCGGTGCAGGATTCGTGGACACCCACGTCGCCCCCGTCGCCGCCACCATCGGCCCCGCCGCGCTCGACCGGCTCCTCGACGAAGCACTCGTCCGGTTCGACCCCGCCGAAGCCGAACGAGTCCGGCACGAACGCACCGAAGCCCGCCACTTCACCATCCAGACCCAACAGGTCTCCTACGACGGCCACGTCGACATCTGGGGCACCCTCGACCTCGCCGACGCCCTCGACCTCGAGGATGCGATCACCAAGGGCGCCGCCCGCCTCGCCCAACTCGGGTCAACAGAGGCCGAAGGCGCACGGCGGGCGATGGCCGCCGGCGACATGGCCCGCCGCCAGCTCCAGCTGCAGTTTGACACCGACCCCACACCCCTCGTCGTCCACGTCCACCAGGCCCCCGGCCCCGATGGGGAACCGGTCCTGGACGGCGTGACCCGGGTCGAAGCCACAAGGGGGTTCGTGCTCACCACCCAGCTCGCCGAGTGGTGCACCCGCGCCGCCCGCGACGGCGCACACATCACCATCAAGCCCGTCATCGACCTGACCGAACGGATCCACGTCGAGGCCTACGAGGTCCCCGACCGCCTCTCCGCCCAGACCAGGCTGCGAGACCACCACTGCGTCTTCCCCTGGTGCACCCGCCCCGCCCACACCACCAGCAAGGTCGACGACGACCACGTCGTCCCCCACAGCAGGGGCGGCCCCACCGCCACCGAGAACCTCACAAGTTGCAAGTACGCCCTCCGCCGCCAGCTGCTCGCGGCGCGTCGATGTGGCACCCGGCGCTCGTCAATTACCGTTGGTCCGTGGGAAGAAGCTTCGGAAATTTAG
- a CDS encoding ZIP family metal transporter translates to MTDVPVWLQAGGWGLLAGGALVVGALVAWFVAVPQRVVAGVMAFGSGVLVSALAFDLVDEAERTGGLAATATGFLGGAVVYVAANIALARRGARHRKRSQDQQASEEEQQGSGAAIAVGALLDGIPESVVLGISLLGGGGVGVPVLAAIFISNLPEGLSSAAGMKRSGRGARYVFGVWGGIAVASGLAGLLGALLLDGASPTTIAVITAVAAGAILAMIADTMIPEAFEDTHLYAGLLATVGFIVAFSIERI, encoded by the coding sequence GTGACCGACGTACCCGTGTGGCTCCAGGCCGGCGGCTGGGGGCTCCTGGCCGGTGGCGCGCTCGTGGTCGGCGCGCTCGTCGCGTGGTTCGTGGCCGTCCCGCAGCGGGTGGTCGCCGGCGTCATGGCGTTCGGCTCCGGCGTGCTGGTGTCCGCCCTCGCCTTCGACCTCGTCGACGAGGCCGAGCGGACCGGCGGCCTCGCGGCGACCGCCACCGGCTTCCTCGGCGGCGCGGTGGTGTACGTCGCCGCCAACATCGCCCTGGCCCGCCGCGGCGCCCGTCACCGCAAGCGCTCGCAGGACCAGCAGGCCTCGGAGGAGGAGCAGCAGGGCAGCGGCGCCGCCATCGCGGTCGGCGCGCTGCTCGACGGGATCCCGGAGTCGGTCGTCCTGGGCATCTCGTTGCTCGGCGGGGGCGGCGTGGGGGTGCCCGTGCTCGCCGCGATCTTCATCTCCAACCTGCCCGAGGGCCTCTCCTCCGCGGCCGGCATGAAGCGCAGCGGCCGCGGCGCCCGCTACGTCTTCGGCGTCTGGGGCGGCATCGCGGTGGCCAGCGGCCTCGCCGGCCTGCTCGGCGCGCTCCTGCTCGACGGCGCCTCGCCGACCACCATCGCCGTGATCACCGCAGTCGCGGCCGGGGCGATCCTCGCGATGATCGCCGACACGATGATCCCGGAGGCGTTCGAGGACACCCATCTCTACGCCGGGCTGCTCGCCACGGTCGGGTTCATCGTGGCGTTCAGCATCGAGCGCATCTGA
- a CDS encoding class I SAM-dependent methyltransferase, whose protein sequence is MTDAHPEDQPEDQPEDQPEDLPGQDEHYFSADPTVPFKRAAVTAEVWGRSLSLVSGSGVFARGRVDIGTAVLFRETEPPAGGRVLDLGCGYGVIGLAVAVCAPGSTVTAVDVNERAVLLANENAAALGVADRYRAAVPDAVDPHATYDEIWSNPPIRIGKQALHELLLTWLPRLAPHGRAVMVVGKNLGADSLQRWLGDQGFPTTRLASAKGFRVLESRRG, encoded by the coding sequence GTGACCGATGCCCACCCCGAGGACCAGCCCGAGGACCAGCCCGAGGACCAGCCCGAGGACCTGCCCGGGCAGGACGAGCACTACTTCTCCGCCGACCCGACCGTGCCGTTCAAGCGGGCGGCGGTGACCGCGGAGGTCTGGGGGCGGAGCCTGTCCCTGGTGAGCGGTTCCGGCGTCTTCGCGCGCGGTCGCGTCGACATCGGGACCGCGGTGCTCTTCCGCGAGACCGAGCCGCCCGCCGGCGGGCGGGTCCTCGACCTGGGCTGCGGCTACGGCGTCATCGGGCTCGCGGTCGCGGTCTGCGCGCCGGGGTCGACGGTCACCGCCGTCGACGTCAACGAGCGGGCGGTGCTGCTCGCCAACGAGAACGCCGCGGCGCTCGGCGTCGCCGACCGCTACCGCGCCGCGGTGCCGGACGCCGTCGACCCGCACGCGACGTACGACGAGATCTGGTCGAACCCGCCGATCCGCATCGGCAAGCAGGCGCTGCACGAGCTGCTGCTCACCTGGCTGCCGCGGCTGGCGCCGCACGGGCGGGCGGTCATGGTCGTCGGGAAGAACCTGGGCGCGGACTCGCTGCAGCGGTGGCTGGGCGACCAGGGCTTCCCGACGACCAGGCTCGCGTCGGCCAAGGGCTTCCGCGTGCTGGAGTCGCGCCGGGGCTGA
- the truA gene encoding tRNA pseudouridine(38-40) synthase TruA, whose product MRIRIDLAYDGGGFHGWAAQPGLRTVQGELSAAAATALRVPSVHLVCAGRTDTGVHARGQVVHLDVEPEALAHSAGRSPDPPLEALVRRLNGILPADVRVRRAVEAAPGFDARFSALWRRYAYRVADSPAAVDPLVRGHVLAWPRPLDVDLLNEAAVLLVGQHDFASFCKQREGATTIRVLQELSWRRLPSGVLEATVRADAFCHSMVRSLVGCLIAVGEGRRPVAWAGDVLAAERRDASVAVVHAHGLTLEEVAYPPDAELGARVELTRARRTAP is encoded by the coding sequence GTGCGGATCCGGATCGACCTCGCCTACGACGGCGGCGGCTTCCACGGCTGGGCGGCCCAACCCGGTCTGCGGACCGTGCAGGGGGAGCTCTCGGCAGCCGCGGCGACCGCGCTGCGGGTGCCCTCCGTGCACCTGGTGTGCGCGGGCCGCACCGACACCGGCGTCCACGCCCGCGGGCAGGTGGTCCACCTCGACGTCGAGCCCGAGGCACTGGCCCACTCGGCCGGCCGCTCCCCGGACCCGCCGCTCGAGGCGCTCGTGCGGCGGCTCAACGGCATCCTCCCCGCCGACGTGCGGGTACGCCGCGCGGTCGAGGCGGCACCGGGCTTCGACGCCCGCTTCTCCGCGCTGTGGCGGCGCTACGCCTACCGGGTCGCCGACAGCCCGGCGGCCGTCGACCCGCTGGTGCGCGGCCACGTGCTCGCGTGGCCGCGCCCGCTCGACGTCGACCTCCTCAACGAGGCCGCCGTCCTGCTCGTCGGCCAGCACGACTTCGCGTCGTTCTGCAAGCAGCGCGAGGGCGCGACGACGATCCGCGTGCTGCAGGAGCTGTCCTGGCGGCGGCTGCCGTCGGGCGTGCTGGAGGCGACCGTGCGCGCCGACGCGTTCTGCCACAGCATGGTGCGCTCGCTGGTGGGTTGCCTGATCGCCGTCGGCGAGGGCCGCCGGCCGGTGGCCTGGGCCGGCGACGTCCTGGCCGCCGAGCGCCGCGACGCCTCCGTGGCCGTCGTGCACGCGCACGGACTGACGTTGGAGGAGGTGGCTTACCCGCCCGACGCCGAGCTCGGGGCGCGGGTCGAGCTCACCCGCGCGAGGAGGACCGCACCGTGA
- a CDS encoding FAD-dependent oxidoreductase produces the protein MSAPPAIVLVSEHHVDDLQDAFGRYEREYDVRCARSCAEAEEVARDIVAGGGTVAMFVAESVLPDCHVLEGFHRWRAVVPNARRMIAAHWDRFLADAPALRAGMAKGKYDAYLLMPRGTRDEEFHHAVTDLLSDWGATIAEPEVVSAKIISPVRDGRVLAIRDFLDRMGMASRVYHPDDPVARHLLGDGSDDAAYPLVWAPERPVVEDATVRTVAMSLYGAPSDLDVDGTVDVCVVGGGPAGLATAVYAASEGLTCVVLEAEAIGGQAGTSSMIRNYLGFPRGISGMRLAQRARNQALRFGTRFVTGWTVHGLVPGEGEVPHVVRTDGGDVAARAVVVSTGVAYRKLRVEPLEELVGSGVFYGAAMTAAREMEDQDVVVVGGGNSAGQAAVHLARFARSVTVLVRRPSLAETMSQYLLGEIAYNPRITVTTCSEVVDGGGDGRLEWISVRDTRDGTLTRRSVGGLFLLLGAEPQADWLPDAVARDDRGFVLTGRDVPKDRWHDGLPPANLATTLPGVFAAGDIRAGSMKRVAAASGEGASVVPLVHQWLAP, from the coding sequence GTGAGCGCACCCCCCGCGATCGTCCTGGTCTCCGAGCACCACGTCGACGACCTCCAGGACGCCTTCGGACGCTACGAGCGGGAGTACGACGTGCGCTGCGCCCGCAGCTGCGCGGAGGCCGAGGAGGTCGCCCGCGACATCGTGGCGGGCGGCGGCACGGTCGCGATGTTCGTCGCCGAGTCGGTGCTGCCCGACTGCCACGTGCTCGAGGGCTTCCACCGCTGGCGTGCCGTCGTCCCCAACGCCCGCCGGATGATCGCCGCGCACTGGGACCGGTTCCTGGCCGACGCCCCCGCCCTGCGCGCGGGCATGGCCAAGGGCAAGTACGACGCCTACCTGCTGATGCCGCGCGGCACCCGCGACGAGGAGTTCCACCACGCCGTCACCGACCTGCTGAGCGACTGGGGCGCCACCATCGCGGAGCCGGAGGTCGTCTCCGCGAAGATCATCAGCCCCGTCCGCGACGGCCGGGTGCTCGCCATCCGCGACTTCCTGGACCGGATGGGCATGGCCAGCCGCGTCTACCACCCCGACGACCCCGTCGCGCGCCACCTCCTCGGCGACGGCTCCGACGACGCGGCGTACCCCCTCGTGTGGGCGCCCGAGCGCCCGGTCGTCGAGGACGCCACGGTGCGCACCGTGGCGATGAGCCTGTACGGCGCGCCGAGCGACCTCGACGTGGACGGCACCGTCGACGTGTGCGTGGTCGGCGGCGGGCCGGCCGGGCTGGCGACGGCGGTGTACGCCGCCTCCGAGGGGCTCACCTGCGTGGTGCTGGAGGCCGAGGCCATCGGCGGGCAGGCCGGCACCAGCTCGATGATCCGCAACTACCTGGGCTTCCCGCGCGGCATCTCCGGGATGCGGCTGGCCCAGCGGGCGCGGAACCAGGCGCTGCGGTTCGGCACCCGCTTCGTCACCGGCTGGACCGTGCACGGGCTGGTGCCCGGCGAGGGCGAGGTGCCGCACGTCGTGCGCACCGACGGCGGCGACGTCGCCGCCCGCGCCGTGGTGGTCTCGACCGGCGTCGCCTACCGCAAGCTCCGGGTCGAGCCGCTCGAGGAGCTGGTGGGCAGCGGCGTCTTCTACGGTGCCGCGATGACCGCCGCGCGCGAGATGGAGGACCAGGACGTGGTCGTCGTGGGCGGCGGCAACTCCGCCGGCCAGGCCGCGGTGCACCTGGCCCGCTTCGCCCGCTCGGTCACCGTCCTCGTCCGCCGCCCCAGCCTGGCCGAGACCATGTCGCAGTACCTCCTCGGCGAGATCGCCTACAACCCCCGGATCACGGTGACCACCTGCAGCGAGGTGGTCGACGGCGGCGGCGACGGCCGGTTGGAGTGGATCTCCGTCCGCGACACCCGCGACGGGACCCTCACGCGACGCAGCGTGGGAGGCCTGTTCCTCCTGCTCGGCGCCGAGCCGCAGGCGGACTGGCTGCCCGACGCCGTGGCGCGCGACGACCGCGGCTTCGTGCTCACCGGTCGCGACGTGCCCAAGGACCGCTGGCACGACGGCCTGCCGCCCGCCAACCTCGCGACGACCCTGCCCGGCGTCTTCGCCGCCGGCGA